DNA from Danaus plexippus chromosome 6, MEX_DaPlex, whole genome shotgun sequence:
ttaaggGAAAgcaaaagatttatttcaaaccaAAAAGATATAACTTAAATCATGTGATAAATGGGAATATATACGGTGGATATGATCGTCACAATTCTGAAGTGTTTGCATATTATTTAGCAATGGTTTTAAACTTCAGATGGATACCTCCCTCTGTGACTAGACGTGTGCACCTTCACAAACATATTATTCCAGTTGCTACTATGGGATTGAAGAGAACAATGGTCAAAAATGGTAaacacaaatacaaataatatattaaacatcatgatttattaattaacaaggATAGATGGAACAGAATATACTCTTAGAACAtctaatgattatttaaaagtatttttcttattttgcaGACAGCGGATCTATGTGCATTTATGGCAAATGTTTTTACTGTAGAATTAATGAGACAGTGTGCCCTGACGGTAGCGGTGAAATTGAAGGGGcagccattttgtttttagatgGACAGTTCAAGACGCATAAATCTCCATGGAGAAGATCCTATAGCAGTAGAAAAATGGAATGGGAAATtgatgatgatttttgtaagtAAGTACATAACTCATGctcgataaataatattttaaggtgGCACTAAGGTAGAaagactattaaaatatatttttttgtagaaaaGTAAAGGGTTCAATCAGTACAAAACGATTACTCAATTTGATAGATGTATCTATTTTCGATTTTCTTATACAAAATGGCGACCGGCATCGTTATGAAGTTTATAAGGATCAGATAATATTGCTAGACAACGGTAAAGGTCTGGGGAATCCTAAAATTGATGTGATGGACATTCTGGCTCCGCTGTACCAATGCTGTatgtaagtaataattatgttttgtttaattaattaatataaagcctgattaataaaaaaaatacatctatgaatatttcaaatttcaatattccttcttatatttctataatttggaaaagaatataaaacctCTATGTGTGTATAAAAAGGTAACAATTACAATGTTAAGTCAATGgatttatatatgtagtatTAGCCAGTtcaactatatacatattttgattgaGAGTAAAAGaggcatttatttaataattgtgcTCGGTCattgtatttctatattaaaatgatgttAATTAACGATTCCTACGTATGTCCAGAATATCCCCAACAACCTGGCACAATCTGGAGCTGGTGTCCGGTGGTGTCTTGACAGatacaattaaattgttatcgGCTGTCCGCGAGCGTGTTCTAGCTAGCGAAGACCATTTTAAAGCAGTCGAGAGAAGATTACTCAAAGTATATGCCACTGTTCAGTATTGTATCGGCAAACACGGCAGAGCAAAAGTTTTCAAGAATGGATATGTTTAGAAACTAAACTTTTGGATTAATAAAGTAttctattttttcaaataac
Protein-coding regions in this window:
- the LOC116778766 gene encoding glycosaminoglycan xylosylkinase homolog isoform X1; protein product: MSLNYAFGFSLFLLVLVGLNIYFFYTLNTAGKQSPNFMIPSLKLDLTSNVFKDIYNYLNYLPSQYKVKNSKFLPVQKILLGSFNLSEHVNTASTSVWSETEKWSSQESLFPYKNGTAGRILHAIQTSQIALVDNAPKGTQLKLLLLLEGKQKIYFKPKRYNLNHVINGNIYGGYDRHNSEVFAYYLAMVLNFRWIPPSVTRRVHLHKHIIPVATMGLKRTMVKNDSGSMCIYGKCFYCRINETVCPDGSGEIEGAAILFLDGQFKTHKSPWRRSYSSRKMEWEIDDDFCKKVKGSISTKRLLNLIDVSIFDFLIQNGDRHRYEVYKDQIILLDNGKGLGNPKIDVMDILAPLYQCCIISPTTWHNLELVSGGVLTDTIKLLSAVRERVLASEDHFKAVERRLLKVYATVQYCIGKHGRAKVFKNGYV
- the LOC116778766 gene encoding glycosaminoglycan xylosylkinase homolog isoform X2, whose translation is MSLNYAFGFSLFLLVLVGLNIYFFYTLNTAGKQSPNFMIPSLKLDLTSNVFKDIYNYLNYLPSQYKVKNSKFLPVQKILLGSFNLSEHVNTASTSVWSETEKWSSQESLFPYKNGTAGRILHAIQTSQIALVDNAPKGTQLKLLLLLEGKQKIYFKPKRYNLNHVINGNIYGGYDRHNSEVFAYYLAMVLNFRWIPPSVTRRVHLHKHIIPVATMGLKRTMVKNDSGSMCIYGKCFYCRINETVCPDGSGEIEGAAILFLDGQFKTHKSPWRRSYSSRKMEWEIDDDFCKKVKGSISTKRLLNLIDVSIFDFLIQNGDRHRYEVYKDQIILLDNGKGLGNPKIDVMDILAPLYQC